The Phoenix dactylifera cultivar Barhee BC4 chromosome 17, palm_55x_up_171113_PBpolish2nd_filt_p, whole genome shotgun sequence genome contains a region encoding:
- the LOC103717432 gene encoding uncharacterized protein LOC103717432 isoform X3: MKKVWMAKKFSYIYEAKPTSNSALFMQSLYAHCISHMISTGFLSRRLGGLYCLYCLYEIQPYKPHFKIYLSLGELKRLKALVVDAKENKIGIVPALVKRMLDGNMFLFGFVDIVGGSVTQRVDEITKLQNRRAQIACEKLLANTHIEDYLRMDLGTKLELETLKKMSTEYAKAKELAIKEASQMVEIEDIKHIAENNKMVGDMVKEIVKEWDAQKEAFYKQTGISHQNEIVAANGFDEIEHLLNE; this comes from the exons ATGAAGAAGGTGTGGATGGCTAAGAAGTTTTCTTACATCTATGAAGCCAAACCAACTTCCAATTCAGCCTTATTTATGCAATCCCTCTATGCCCATTGCATCA GTCATATGATTTCTACTGGTTTTCTGTCACGGAGATTGGGTGGACTTTATTGCCTTTACTGTCTTTATGAGATTCAACCATACAAACCTCACTTCAAGATTTATTTGTCTCTTG GAGAGTTAAAGAGGCTAAAAGCTCTGGTTGTTGatgcaaaagaaaataagatagGCATTGTACCTGCTCTAGTCAAAAGGATGCTAGATGGGAATATGTTTTTATTTGGTTTTGTTGATATAGTTGGTGGCTCTGTAACTCAGAGAGTTGATGAAATCACAAAGCTACAGAACAGGCGTGCACAAATTGCATGTGAAAA ATTACTAGCAAATACTCATATTGAGGACTATCTGCGGATGGACCTT GGCACAAAATTGGAGCTGGAAACACTCAAGAAAATGTCAACAGAATATGCGAAAGCGAAAGAACTGGCTATCAAAG AGGCCAGCCAGATGGTGGAAATCGAAGACATCAAGCATATAGCAGAAAATAACAAAATGGTGGGGGACATGGTAAAGGAGATTGTGAAAGAATGGGATGCTCAAAAAGAAGCATTTTATAAACAGACAGGAATTAGCCATCAGAATGAAATTGTGGCAGCTAACGGTTTTGATGAGATAGAACACCTGTTGAATGAATAA
- the LOC103717432 gene encoding uncharacterized protein LOC103717432 isoform X2, with protein MSSPRNWVHAFNWQGNFTTLADMKKVWMAKKFSYIYEAKPTSNSALFMQSLYAHCISHMISTGFLSRRLGGLYCLYCLYEIQPYKPHFKIYLSLGELKRLKALVVDAKENKIGIVPALVKRMLDGNMFLFGFVDIVGGSVTQRVDEITKLQNRRAQIACEKLLANTHIEDYLRMDLGTKLELETLKKMSTEYAKAKELAIKEASQMVEIEDIKHIAENNKMVGDMVKEIVKEWDAQKEAFYKQTGISHQNEIVAANGFDEIEHLLNE; from the exons ATGAGTTCACCGAG aaattgGGTTCATGCTTTTAACTGGCAGGGAAACTTTACCACGCTGGCAGATATGAAGAAGGTGTGGATGGCTAAGAAGTTTTCTTACATCTATGAAGCCAAACCAACTTCCAATTCAGCCTTATTTATGCAATCCCTCTATGCCCATTGCATCA GTCATATGATTTCTACTGGTTTTCTGTCACGGAGATTGGGTGGACTTTATTGCCTTTACTGTCTTTATGAGATTCAACCATACAAACCTCACTTCAAGATTTATTTGTCTCTTG GAGAGTTAAAGAGGCTAAAAGCTCTGGTTGTTGatgcaaaagaaaataagatagGCATTGTACCTGCTCTAGTCAAAAGGATGCTAGATGGGAATATGTTTTTATTTGGTTTTGTTGATATAGTTGGTGGCTCTGTAACTCAGAGAGTTGATGAAATCACAAAGCTACAGAACAGGCGTGCACAAATTGCATGTGAAAA ATTACTAGCAAATACTCATATTGAGGACTATCTGCGGATGGACCTT GGCACAAAATTGGAGCTGGAAACACTCAAGAAAATGTCAACAGAATATGCGAAAGCGAAAGAACTGGCTATCAAAG AGGCCAGCCAGATGGTGGAAATCGAAGACATCAAGCATATAGCAGAAAATAACAAAATGGTGGGGGACATGGTAAAGGAGATTGTGAAAGAATGGGATGCTCAAAAAGAAGCATTTTATAAACAGACAGGAATTAGCCATCAGAATGAAATTGTGGCAGCTAACGGTTTTGATGAGATAGAACACCTGTTGAATGAATAA
- the LOC103717432 gene encoding uncharacterized protein LOC103717432 isoform X4 — protein MDLTPFKLDIDELLDEFTEGNFTTLADMKKVWMAKKFSYIYEAKPTSNSALFMQSLYAHCISHMISTGFLSRRLGGLYCLYCLYEIQPYKPHFKIYLSLVGGSVTQRVDEITKLQNRRAQIACEKLLANTHIEDYLRMDLGTKLELETLKKMSTEYAKAKELAIKEASQMVEIEDIKHIAENNKMVGDMVKEIVKEWDAQKEAFYKQTGISHQNEIVAANGFDEIEHLLNE, from the exons ATGGACCTTACACCCTTCAAGCTGGACATTGACGAACTTTTAGATGAGTTCACCGAG GGAAACTTTACCACGCTGGCAGATATGAAGAAGGTGTGGATGGCTAAGAAGTTTTCTTACATCTATGAAGCCAAACCAACTTCCAATTCAGCCTTATTTATGCAATCCCTCTATGCCCATTGCATCA GTCATATGATTTCTACTGGTTTTCTGTCACGGAGATTGGGTGGACTTTATTGCCTTTACTGTCTTTATGAGATTCAACCATACAAACCTCACTTCAAGATTTATTTGTCTCTTG TTGGTGGCTCTGTAACTCAGAGAGTTGATGAAATCACAAAGCTACAGAACAGGCGTGCACAAATTGCATGTGAAAA ATTACTAGCAAATACTCATATTGAGGACTATCTGCGGATGGACCTT GGCACAAAATTGGAGCTGGAAACACTCAAGAAAATGTCAACAGAATATGCGAAAGCGAAAGAACTGGCTATCAAAG AGGCCAGCCAGATGGTGGAAATCGAAGACATCAAGCATATAGCAGAAAATAACAAAATGGTGGGGGACATGGTAAAGGAGATTGTGAAAGAATGGGATGCTCAAAAAGAAGCATTTTATAAACAGACAGGAATTAGCCATCAGAATGAAATTGTGGCAGCTAACGGTTTTGATGAGATAGAACACCTGTTGAATGAATAA
- the LOC103717432 gene encoding uncharacterized protein LOC103717432 isoform X1 — MDLTPFKLDIDELLDEFTEGNFTTLADMKKVWMAKKFSYIYEAKPTSNSALFMQSLYAHCISHMISTGFLSRRLGGLYCLYCLYEIQPYKPHFKIYLSLGELKRLKALVVDAKENKIGIVPALVKRMLDGNMFLFGFVDIVGGSVTQRVDEITKLQNRRAQIACEKLLANTHIEDYLRMDLGTKLELETLKKMSTEYAKAKELAIKEASQMVEIEDIKHIAENNKMVGDMVKEIVKEWDAQKEAFYKQTGISHQNEIVAANGFDEIEHLLNE; from the exons ATGGACCTTACACCCTTCAAGCTGGACATTGACGAACTTTTAGATGAGTTCACCGAG GGAAACTTTACCACGCTGGCAGATATGAAGAAGGTGTGGATGGCTAAGAAGTTTTCTTACATCTATGAAGCCAAACCAACTTCCAATTCAGCCTTATTTATGCAATCCCTCTATGCCCATTGCATCA GTCATATGATTTCTACTGGTTTTCTGTCACGGAGATTGGGTGGACTTTATTGCCTTTACTGTCTTTATGAGATTCAACCATACAAACCTCACTTCAAGATTTATTTGTCTCTTG GAGAGTTAAAGAGGCTAAAAGCTCTGGTTGTTGatgcaaaagaaaataagatagGCATTGTACCTGCTCTAGTCAAAAGGATGCTAGATGGGAATATGTTTTTATTTGGTTTTGTTGATATAGTTGGTGGCTCTGTAACTCAGAGAGTTGATGAAATCACAAAGCTACAGAACAGGCGTGCACAAATTGCATGTGAAAA ATTACTAGCAAATACTCATATTGAGGACTATCTGCGGATGGACCTT GGCACAAAATTGGAGCTGGAAACACTCAAGAAAATGTCAACAGAATATGCGAAAGCGAAAGAACTGGCTATCAAAG AGGCCAGCCAGATGGTGGAAATCGAAGACATCAAGCATATAGCAGAAAATAACAAAATGGTGGGGGACATGGTAAAGGAGATTGTGAAAGAATGGGATGCTCAAAAAGAAGCATTTTATAAACAGACAGGAATTAGCCATCAGAATGAAATTGTGGCAGCTAACGGTTTTGATGAGATAGAACACCTGTTGAATGAATAA